The following coding sequences are from one Macaca mulatta isolate MMU2019108-1 chromosome 7, T2T-MMU8v2.0, whole genome shotgun sequence window:
- the LOC704063 gene encoding LOW QUALITY PROTEIN: HIG1 domain family member 2B-like (The sequence of the model RefSeq protein was modified relative to this genomic sequence to represent the inferred CDS: inserted 1 base in 1 codon) produces the protein MATSGSVTLEAPFESSKPPVIEGFXPTVYSNPEGFKERFLRKARENTVVPIGCLGTAAALTKGLYCFHQGNSQCLQLKMHAWIAAQGFTVAAILLGLAAPL, from the exons ATGGCGACTTCAGGCTCTGTGACTCTGGAGGCCCCCTTTGAATCATCGAAGCCTCCCGTCATTGAGGGGT AGCCCACTGTTTACAGCAATCCAGAGGGTTTCAAGGAAAGGTTCCTTCGCAAGGCGCGCGAGAACACGGTGGTACCCATAGGTTGCCTGGGCACGGCGGCCGCCCTCACCAAAGGCCTCTACTGCTTCCACCAGGGCAACAGCCAGTGCTTACAGCTCAAGATGCATGCCTGGATCGCCGCCCAGGGCTTCACCGTCGCAGCCATCTTGCTGGGTCTAGCTGCCCCACTATGA